In Idiomarina sp. PL1-037, a single genomic region encodes these proteins:
- a CDS encoding penicillin-binding protein activator, which produces MFRTHSFVLLALMALLVLTQCTSAPERSVKDPAKAVGVADQELSLTEENSASDWLQEADAAANEVEQHSALIRAANAFQNEQQWQQAAAILSQLSAQKITRHSQKYYRLASARWAAEQKFWSKVIKELESVATQFNQREFRALSLQLLSQAAYQQQDYWQSLVWQVDAQRFAEQPNTDTVWSIARRIKQSELPQQRPNDLALAGWWRLVDYHRQAMASPGSLESYLKQWQQSFPNHDAATLVDAWLEPSLKPSEDEPEAGQASPELSLAILLPLSGRYKQQGQAVRDGIIARTGEMKNLRVVFIDSETGDIESQQKQIQELSPVGIIGPLLKDKVAAWVEQPLTGIPQLYLNQIDDEAAQNSLTNVFFALSPESEAQQAAQKINKQLPGPRSALLITADGSSGRRMVDAFTSSWDHEQANQPTVSYFSEREDMKATVEKSLGLTDSQQRIRAVKIAAGEIIVDAQERSRRDISAIYLPGNLQQTRLLKPFIDVSVSPFANPIPVYASSATHELRNRLGDSDLNGIIFSDIPWLIESQGKNRLLSQWLELRNGWDLSLARLTAMGYDSVALIQRLEMMQRMPGLVWSGLSGELHIDNSVVQRKLIWATFSKGEVTLAKEADNAGSRYR; this is translated from the coding sequence GTGTTTAGAACTCATTCATTTGTACTTTTAGCTCTAATGGCATTACTGGTATTAACCCAGTGTACCTCGGCCCCTGAGCGTTCAGTGAAGGATCCTGCAAAGGCGGTAGGGGTTGCTGACCAGGAATTAAGCTTAACAGAAGAGAATTCAGCCAGTGACTGGTTACAGGAAGCCGATGCAGCAGCAAATGAAGTTGAGCAACACTCGGCTTTAATAAGAGCCGCTAATGCTTTTCAAAATGAACAACAGTGGCAACAGGCGGCCGCTATTCTTTCGCAGTTAAGTGCGCAAAAAATTACCCGTCACAGTCAAAAGTATTACCGCCTTGCGAGTGCCCGCTGGGCCGCAGAACAAAAATTTTGGTCAAAAGTAATAAAAGAACTGGAAAGTGTCGCCACTCAGTTTAATCAAAGAGAATTTCGCGCTCTTAGCCTGCAACTACTCTCACAGGCGGCCTATCAACAACAAGACTACTGGCAGTCGCTAGTCTGGCAAGTTGATGCTCAACGCTTTGCGGAACAGCCAAATACAGATACAGTCTGGTCCATTGCCCGACGGATTAAACAATCAGAGCTGCCGCAGCAGCGGCCTAATGACTTAGCCCTGGCAGGTTGGTGGCGCCTGGTCGATTATCACCGTCAGGCGATGGCTTCACCGGGCAGTCTGGAGTCTTACTTAAAGCAGTGGCAGCAAAGTTTCCCAAACCACGATGCTGCTACTCTGGTCGACGCTTGGCTTGAACCATCATTAAAGCCGTCAGAAGATGAACCGGAAGCCGGGCAGGCATCCCCTGAACTCAGCCTTGCAATATTACTGCCGTTATCCGGACGCTATAAACAGCAAGGCCAGGCTGTGCGTGACGGAATTATCGCCCGCACCGGTGAAATGAAAAATCTAAGAGTTGTTTTTATAGACAGCGAAACAGGCGATATTGAGTCTCAACAAAAACAAATACAGGAACTGAGCCCGGTTGGAATCATTGGCCCACTGCTAAAAGACAAAGTAGCAGCTTGGGTAGAGCAACCTCTTACGGGAATTCCTCAGCTTTACCTTAATCAGATAGACGATGAAGCGGCACAAAATTCACTAACCAATGTCTTTTTCGCACTAAGCCCTGAGAGCGAAGCTCAACAAGCTGCGCAGAAAATTAACAAGCAACTTCCCGGCCCAAGAAGTGCGTTGCTCATTACTGCCGATGGCTCCAGCGGGCGCAGAATGGTTGATGCATTCACCTCCAGTTGGGACCATGAGCAAGCTAACCAGCCCACTGTCTCCTACTTTTCTGAACGCGAAGATATGAAGGCTACGGTCGAGAAATCACTGGGGTTAACGGACAGTCAACAGCGTATTCGCGCAGTTAAAATTGCCGCCGGGGAAATTATTGTCGATGCGCAGGAGCGCAGTCGAAGAGACATTAGTGCTATTTACCTGCCGGGTAATCTACAACAGACACGTCTGTTAAAACCCTTTATTGATGTCAGTGTTTCCCCGTTTGCGAACCCCATTCCTGTTTATGCCAGCTCTGCTACCCATGAACTCAGAAATCGTTTAGGTGACTCAGATCTTAATGGCATCATTTTTTCCGACATTCCCTGGTTAATTGAGAGTCAAGGTAAAAACAGGCTCCTAAGTCAATGGCTTGAGTTACGAAATGGGTGGGATCTGTCGCTGGCTCGTTTAACCGCGATGGGTTACGACAGCGTCGCCTTGATTCAACGACTTGAGATGATGCAGCGCATGCCCGGATTGGTTTGGTCGGGTTTAAGTGGTGAACTGCACATTGATAATTCAGTAGTTCAGCGAAAGCTTATTTGGGCTACCTTTAGTAAAGGAGAAGTCACCTTAGCTAAGGAAGCAGACAATGCAGGAAGTCGTTACCGGTAA
- the rsmI gene encoding 16S rRNA (cytidine(1402)-2'-O)-methyltransferase gives MAEQGILYIVPTPIGNLGDITERAVKTLAEVAAIAAEDTRHTRKLMQHYGIQNDVFALHEHNETQRVEAVIERLQQGDSLALVSDAGTPLINDPGYVLVHRCREQGLKVIALPGACAVTVALSAAGLPTDRFAFEGFLPSKPQQRRAKLEALKAEPRTVVVYESPHRILHTLADMNVVLGSGRQVVLARELTKQFETYLSGTAAELLQVLTDDTNQQRGEMVLLIAPAQSETDVRDGPGEAAKRTLLLLLEELPLKKAAAMTAKIHDERKNELYQWALENKKNE, from the coding sequence ATGGCAGAGCAGGGCATTCTTTATATTGTACCGACACCTATCGGTAATTTAGGCGATATAACGGAAAGAGCAGTTAAGACATTGGCCGAAGTTGCAGCCATTGCTGCAGAAGATACAAGACACACGCGCAAACTCATGCAGCACTATGGCATACAGAATGATGTATTCGCGCTGCATGAACATAATGAGACACAGCGTGTAGAAGCGGTTATCGAACGTCTGCAGCAAGGTGACTCGCTGGCATTAGTCAGTGATGCGGGTACGCCACTTATTAATGACCCGGGTTATGTTTTGGTGCATCGTTGCAGGGAGCAAGGACTTAAAGTTATCGCGTTACCCGGTGCCTGCGCTGTTACGGTTGCGTTGTCTGCGGCTGGACTACCCACAGACCGGTTTGCGTTTGAAGGCTTTTTGCCATCCAAGCCTCAGCAACGTCGGGCAAAGCTGGAAGCTCTGAAAGCAGAGCCGCGGACTGTTGTGGTGTATGAAAGCCCTCACCGAATCTTGCATACGCTGGCTGATATGAACGTGGTTTTAGGCAGTGGTCGGCAGGTAGTACTTGCACGCGAGCTGACCAAGCAGTTTGAAACTTACTTAAGCGGCACTGCGGCTGAGCTACTGCAGGTTTTAACCGACGATACAAACCAACAGCGCGGCGAAATGGTTTTGCTAATAGCACCTGCGCAGTCAGAAACTGATGTCCGTGACGGCCCGGGAGAAGCGGCTAAGCGCACGTTGCTGCTGTTATTAGAAGAGTTACCGTTAAAGAAAGCGGCAGCCATGACCGCAAAAATTCATGATGAGCGGAAAAATGAACTCTACCAGTGGGCGCTTGAGAATAAAAAGAATGAGTGA